The Candidatus Hydrogenisulfobacillus filiaventi sequence TCACCACCACATCGCCCGGCCGCACATCCGGCTGGTGGGAAAAGAGCTGCAGGCTCAGGGTCCCGGCGGCGCCGCCCTGACCCATGGCCACCCCGGCCGCCTGGGAGCGGGCGTCCATGGCCCCCACCCCGCTCTGGGGGTCCAGCAGCAGCATCACGGTGGCGGTGCGGGGAGTGGTGCTGATGACGCGGCCCACCAGCCCGGCCGGCACCAGCACCACCTGCCCGGGCTGGATGCCGGCGGCGCTGCCCCGGTCCAGGGTGACGGTATCGAACCAGCTGTCGGGATTGCGGGCGATAACATCGGCCGCCACGGTCCGCCAGCTGCCCAGGGCCTGACGCAGGTGCAGGATCCCCTCCAGCCGGCTGTCGTCCGCCAGCGCCTGCTGCAGCTCCAGACGGGTGGTCCGCAGGGCCAGGGCCTGCTGCCGCAGGCGGGCATTCTCCGACTCCAGGCGCCCGATGCGCGCCACCCCGGCCGCGACCGCAGTAACCCGGCCTCCCACCCAGCTGAGGCCGGCATCGGCGGGGGCGGTCACGGTACCAGCCAGGCTGGACAGGGCCAGCACGTGATGGTGCAGGCGGGCGGTGAGGCTCAGGCTGACGGCCAGCAGCACCATCACCAACCCCGCCACCACCGGCCGCCGCCAGCGATAGAGGATGCCCACCAGGCCCACAGACCTGCCCCCCTCCTTGCTTACCGCCGGTTGCGCCGGCGCAGGGCCGCTAGGTGATGGGGATCGTCCAGCACAATCCCGGTGCCCTTGACCACCGTCAGCAGGGGATCGTCCGCCTGGTGCACCGGCATGCCCGTCTCGGCGCTGACCAGCTTATCGAAATTCCGCAGCAGGGACCCGCCGCCGGTCATGACGATGCCGCGGTCCATGATGTCGGCCGCCAGTTCGGGCGGGGTCTTCTCCAGGGTGGCCTTGATGGCCTCGACGATGGTGTTGACGGTCTCGAACAGCGCCCGCTGGATCTCGGTGGAGGTGACCTTGAGGGTCTTGGGCAGGCCGGTGACCAGGTCGCGACCGCGCACATCCATGGTTTCCTCGGTCTCGGGCGGGAAGGCCGAACCGATGGTCATCTTGATTTCCTCGGCCGTACGCTCCCCGATCATCATGTTGTACGTACGTTTGATGTGGTTGACAATGGCCTCGTCCATCTCATCCCCGGCCACCCGGATCGACCGCGAGGTGACGATCCCGTCCAGCGAAATGATGGCCACCTCGCAGGTTCCGCCCCCTACATCGACGATCATGTTGCCGGTGGGCTCGTTCACCGGCAGCGCCGCCCCGATGGCCGCCGCCATCGGCTCCTCGATCACCAGCGCCTCCCGCGCCCCCGCCTGCAGCACCGCTTCCTTGACCGCCCGTTCCTCCACCCCCGTCACCCCGGACGGCACCCCGATCACCACCAGGGGATGGAAGAGGTGCATATTGGGGACGGCCTTGCGGATGAAATGCTGCAACATCGTCTGGGTGGCATCGAAGTCGGCGATGACGCCGTCCTTGAGGGGCCGCACCGCGTGGATATGCCCGGGGGTGCGTCCCACCATCTGCTTGGCCTCCTGCCCTACGGCGATGATCTCGCCCGTCATCTGGTCGAGCGCCACCACCGAGGGCTCCTGCAGGACAATCCCCTTGCCCTTGACATACACCACGGTATTGGCGGTGCCGAGGTCAATCCCCATGTCCTTGGCGAACGCTCCATACAGGTAACGCAACATCTGCCCGCTAGCTCCCCCCGCGTTGGTCTCCCTAATCCCAGTCGCCGGCCTCGCCGGGGGCGAACCGGCGCACGCTGACGTGCCCCCCGGCGGCCACCACAATATGATCCAGCACCGGGATGCCCAGCACCCGGCCCGCCAGCACCAGGCGCCGGGTCAGGGCCAGGTCCTCCGGACTGGGCAGCGGATCCCCGCTGGGATGGTTGTGCACCACCACCACCGCCGCCGCCGAACGCCCCACCGCCCGCCGGAACAGCTCGCGGGGGAATACCTCCACCGTATCGAGCCCGCCCCGGAACACCACCTCGGCTGCCAGTACCCGATGCTTGGTGTTCAGACTGATGACCCGGAACTCCTCCTGGTCCAGAAACGCCATGTCATCCACGAGGCGCACGACATCCTCAGGGGTGCGCACCTCGGGCGGGGCCGGCACCGCTTGCCGCACCCGGCGGCCGATGTCGAGGGCCGCCGCCAGCAACGCCGCCTTGGCCGGCCCCAGCCCCTCCACCCCCAGGAGTTCCTGCGGACGTCGCCGGGCCAGGGCCGCCCATCCTTCCGCCAGCAGCCGTTCCGCGATCACGTGCACCGGGTGGCCGGCGGTGCCGCTCCCCAACAGCACCGCCAACAGCTCATGGTCGGCCAGGGCCTCCGGCCCCAGCCGCAACAACCGTTCCCGCGGCCGGTCGGCGGCCGGCAGCGCCTTGATTCCGCCCCTCATCCACGCCTCCGCACTGCCAGCACGTGGGGGCGCTGGGCCAGGGCCAGCAGCTCCTGCGTGACGTCGAGCGGCAGCCCGATGACGGTTTCCACGTTGCCCCGCAAAGCCGTCACCCAGGCGCCGGCCCGTCCCTGCACAGCGTAGGCGCCCGCCTTGCCCACCGGCTCGCCGCCGGCCACGTACTCCTCAATCTCCAACGGCGACAACGTCCGGAACGTCACCGCCGCCACCGCCACCCGTACCCAGCCCTGCCCGCTGCCGTAATCCCAGAGGGCCACCCCGGTGTAGACCTGGTGGGTGCGGCCCGACAGCAGGCGCAGCATAGCCCGTGCTTCAGCCGCATCGGCGGGCTTACCCAGGATGTCGCCCGCCGCCGCCACCACCGTGTCAGCGCCCAGCGTCCAGGTGCCGGGCTGGGCCAGGCGTTCCCCCACCGTCACCGCCTTCATCGCCGCCAGCCGGCGCACCAGCGCCCACGGCCGCTCACCGGGCCGGGGCATCTCGTCCACCTCCGCCGCCTCCACCGTGAACGGACGCCCCAACTGTGACAGCAGGGCCCGCCGGCGCGGCGAACCCGAAGCCAACACCAGCCGCAACAAGGGTGTCGATCGACGGTTCCTCGCCATCATGCCCCCGTCGCCCACTTCCTAGGCCCGGCGCAGGTACCAGGCCAATCCCCCCAGCATACCGACCAGGCCCATCAGGTTGACCTGCAGCCAGCCTCCCAGCTGGATGCCGAGGATGCCGGCCGAGAGCGTCCAGGGACGGCCGTCCGGGCTGCCCAGGGCCAGCACGTCACGCCCCAGCACCGCCCACAATGGCATCAGCAGCCGGCCGATCACGTCCCCGGCCACTGCTCCCACCAGGATAAAAAGCAGCGCCACCCCGAAACTGCCCGACCGCTTGCGCATGGAAGCCTCTCCCCCCGGGGACCATGGCCCGCACCGAAAACCCGGCGCCGTGCCGGTCGCCGGGGATCCCAGGCCATGTCCCGTCCAGCATACCATCCCCCTTTTCTCGAGGGCAATCGGCGGATCCTGGCAGGATTTTCACCCGGATGCCCGCCGGAAGGCGGCGGAGTCCTGCGGGCCGGGGAGCCCCTGCGCCTTGAGGCCGGCCATGAGAGCCAGGGATCCCGTCACCAGCAACCCTTCCCCGGGGCCCAGCCGTTCCCGGGCCCGGGCCACCGCCTGCAGGGGATCCGGTTCCACGCTGATGGGCACCGTAAACCCCCGCTCGCGCAGCCCCGCGGCCACCGCCGCCGGGTCGGTCCCCCGCTCCCCCGGCACGCGGGTCACCACCACCCCGGCGGCCAGCGGCGCCAAGGCAGTGGCCATAGCCAGCGCCGGCTTGTCGTTGAGGGCGGCGAACACCAGCTGCCAGCGCCGGCCGGCCCACGGCGGCTGGCGCAGGGAGCGGGCCAGGCCGGCGGCCCCGTGCAGGTTGTGCGCCCCGTCCAGCACGATCAGGGGATCCCGCGACACCACCTCGAAACGGCCTGGCCATTCCACTGTAGACAGGGCCTCCCGCGCCCGCCCCGGATCGGCCCATCCTGCCGCCGCCAGCTCCTCCACCGCCGTCCAGGCCGTGCGCAGGTTATCCAGCTGGTAGGCCCCCAATAGCGGCACCCGCACCGTGCTGCCGTCGGGGAACTGCAGGTAGGTCCCCTCCTGATCGCTGCCTCCCGGCCAGGCCACCGCCTCCCGCACCGGCACCCCGGCCTCGGCCGCCCGCGCCCGCACCACCGCTGCCGCTTCCGGATAGGGCTGCCCGGCCAGCACCAGGCGGCTGCCCGGTTTCAGGATGCCCGCCTTTTCCCCCGCGATGGCGGTGATGGTATGCCCCAGGCGGTCCATGTGGTCGAAGGCGATGGGAGTGATCACGGTCAGGAGCGGCGGAGGGACCACATTGGTGGCATCCCACCGGCCGCCCAGCCCCACCTCCACCACCGCCACGTCTACCGCCAGCCGGCGGAAGGCCAGGAAAGCCAGGGCGGTCACGGCCTCGAAAAAGCTGGGCACGTCCGCGAGCCCGGCGCCGGCTTCCTCCACCTCGGCCCCCAGCAGGTCCCAGAGCCGGGGCTCCAGGGGCCGCTCCCCGATTTGGACCCGCTGGTTGATGGCCCCCAGGTCGGGGGAGACGGTCATCCCCACCCGCCAGCCCTGCCCGCGCAGAGCGGCCGCAATCATGGCCACGGTGGACCCTTTGCCGTTAGTGCCGGCGACATGAATCACCGGGCAGGCCCGCTCCGGGTGGCCCAGCCGTTCCATCAGTGCCTGCATACGCTCCAGCCCGGGCTTGATGCGGTTGGGCTCGCGGCCGCCCCACCAGGTCTCCTTCAACCCAGCTCCTCCAATCGTGCCGCTAGGCGGGCCAGACGGGCGGCCACCTCTTCGGCCTGCCGGGCAGTGGCTTCCACCACGTCCGCCGGGGCCCGGTCCAGGAACCCGCGGTCGGCCAGCCGCCGTTGCACCCGTTCCTGCTCGGCCCGCGCTTCGGCCAGCAGCTTGCCCAGCCGCCGCCGTTCCTGCTCGATGTCCACCACCCCCAGCAGGGGCACGTAGACCGGGCCCCCCAACGTAACGCCGGAAATGGCGGGCTCAGGCCGCCGCCAGGTCTGGCCCGGCTCCACCACCTCCAGGTGCTCCACCCGGGCCAGCAGGCGGACCGATTCAGCCTCCCGCCGCCACACGCGCGCCGCCTCGCCATCCTCGGCCACCGCCACCGCGTCCACCGCCTGGGAGGGCGGCAGCTTCAGCTCCGCCCGCAGGTTGCGTAGGGTGCGGATCAGGTCCTGTACCAGCCGCATCTCCGCTTCCGCCGCCTCATCCTCCCCCGCCGCCTGCGGCCAGGGGGCCACCATCAGGCTTTCCCCTGCGTGCGGCAGGGCCTGCCACAACTCCTCGGTCAGGAAGGGCATGAAGGGATGGAGGAGGGCCAGGGCCTCCCGGGCCACCCCCACCAGGGTAGCGAGGGCGGCGTCGCGGTCGGGCCCGGAGGTCTTAAGACGCCGCTTGGCCAGCTCAATGTACCAGTCGCAGTACTCGTCCCAGAGGAAGTCATAGATGGCGCGGGCCGCCTCACCGAACTCGAAGCGGTCCAGGTAGTCGCCCACCGCCGCCACCGTACGGGCCAGGCGGGACCGGATCCAGCGGTCGGCGGGGGACAGGACCACGGGCAGGTCCTCCTCCAGCCGCCGGCGGTCCTCCTCCTCGAGGTTCAGGCGCACGAAGCGCACCGCATTATAGACCTTGTTGGCGAAACGGGCCGCGGCCTCGATCCGCTCCTCGCTGTAGCGGAGGTCATTGCCGGGGGTGGTCCCCATGACCAGGCCCATGCGCAGGGCGTCGGCCCCATACGCCTCCACCACCTGCAGCGGGTCGACGCCGTTGCCCAGGGACTTTGACATCTTTCGGCCCTCGCGGTCGCGGATGAGCCCGTGCAGCAGGACGACCGAGAACGGCCGCTGGCCGGTGAAGTGGATCCCCTGCATGATCATGCGCGCGACCCAGAAGAAGATGATGTCGTAGCCGGTGGAGAGCACCGAGGTGGGGTAGTAGCGGCTGAAGTCGGGGGTGATGTCGGGCCAGCCCAGGGTGGAAAAGGGCCAGAGCGCGGAGGAGAACCAAGTGTCGAGCACGTCCTCGTCCTGGTGCACCGGCCCCCCGCAGCGGGGGCAGGCCTCGGGGGCGGTGCGGGCTACGGTCACCTCCCCGCAGGCGTCGCAGTAGTAGGCAGGGATGCGGTGCCCCCACCAGAGCTGGCGGGAGATGCACCAATCGTGGATGTTGGTCATCCAGTTGAGGTAGACCTTAGCGAAGCGCTCGGGGACGAAGCGCACCGCCCCTGTGCGCACGGCCTCCAGGGCGGGGCCCGCCAGGGGCGCGATGCGGACAAACCACTGCCGGGACAGCAGCGGCTCGATGATGGTGCCGCACTTCTCGCAATGGCCCACGGCGTGGGTAATGGGTTCCTCCGCCACCACCAGCCCTTGGTGGCGGAGGTCTTCCAACACCAGCTCGCGGGCCTCCTCCCGGGTCAATCCCTGATAACGGGCTCCCGCCTCGGCGGTCATGCGCCCGTCTTCCCCGATGACCTTCACGGCCGGCAGGCTGTGCCGCTGCCCGATGGCGAAGTCGTTGGGGTCATGGGCCGGAGTGACCTTGACCGCCCCGGTCCCGTATTCCGGATCCACCGCCCGGTCGGCGACGATGGGCACCGGCCGCTCCACCAGCGGCACCACGGCGGTGCGGCCGATGAAGTCGCGCCAACGCGGGTCGTCCGGATGCACGGCCACCGCCGTGTCGCCCAGCAGGGTCTCGGGACGGGTGGTGGCGACGGCAATGAAGCGGCCGCTGCCGTCGGCCAGGGGATAGCGGATGGTGGTCAGGCTGCCCGGCTCCTCGATGTGTTCCACTTCGATATCGGACAGCGCCGTGCCGCAGGAGACGCACCAGTTGGTGATGTAATCCCCGCGGTAGATGAGCCCCTCCTCCCACAGGCGCACGAAGACCTCCACCACCGCCTTGGACAGGCCTTCATCCAGCGTGAAGCGCAGGCGGTCCCAGTCCACCGACACGCCCAGCTTCTTCAACTGCTCCAGGATGATGCCGCCGTACCGCTCCCGCCAGGCCCAGGCCTCCTCCAGGAACGCCTCCCGGCCCATCTCCCGCCGGTCCCGGCCCTGGCTGCGCAGGAGCTCCTCCACCTTCATCTGGGTGTGGATGCCGGCGTGGTCAGTGCCGGGCACCCACAAGGTGTCGTCCCCCTTCATGCGATGGTAGCGGACCAGAATGTCCTGCCAGGTGCTGTTCAGGGCGTGGCCGAGGTGCAGCACGCCGGTGACGTTGGGCGGCGGCAGGACCACACTGAACACCGGGCCCGAGCCGCGGGGCCGGAAGTAGCCGCGCTCCATCCAGAACCGGTACCAGCGATCCTCCACCGCATGATGGTCGTAACGCGATGCCAGCTCCGCCATCCGCGTCCCGTCCTCCTCCTCATAAAAAAACAGCAAGCCCGTTCGCGAAGGGCGAAAGGACTTGCTTCCGCGGTGCCACCTTGCTTCCCCGCCCGGGCGGGGCACTCGGGCGGCGCTAACGGGCCGCCACCCGGGGCATCCTCCAAGGTCACCCGCGGGATCCCGCCGCCGGCTTTCACCCGTCCCGGCTCGCTGTAGGACAGGAACCCCCCGCTTCACCTTGTCATCGGCGCCCGCTTGCACCCGGACCCGGGTCAATGCCCGGGGGAACCGGGCCGGCCGAGACGGCAGCCGACCCTAGTCCTCCACCATGGCCAAAATGTCGTCGGAGGACAGGATGAGGTGGTCCTCGTTGCCAATCTTGATCTCCGTCCCGGCAAACTTGGCAAAGAGAACCTTCTGGCCTTCCTTGACCTTGATGTCTTCGCTGTCGCCCACGGCTACCACGAGACCGGTCTGAGGCTTGTCCTTGGCGGTGTCAGGAATGTAGATCCCGCTTTGCGTGCGCTCCTGCTCCTGCACCAACTTGACCAGAACACGATCTCCAAGCGGTCGTACCTGCATCGCTTTGTCCTCCTCAAACGTCTAGGGGCGTCGTCGGGGATATCCCCGCGTATGCCATGCCGGTATGCAGGAAGCCAGGGCCGCCCCCTCTTGGCCCTGCTGGTAATCCGGTACAGGCCACTAACCATTATATGCGCGACCGGGGGGCTGTCAATGAAACCGGCCCGGGCAGGGCTCACCGCCGGCCCCCCGTCATAAGCTGTCCCGGAAGGAGGTTTCGGATGCCTTGCCCCAGCCCTTTGCCCGTGCCCGCTGGGGGCTGCTGGCCGCCCTCGGCGCCCTGACCGCCGCCGGTTGCGGGGCCCCGCCCCCGACTCCGCCATCCCTGACCGTCTACCTGCCCGCCGGCCCGCCGGCCGCCGGCTGGCTGCCCCTGTACCTGGCCGCATCCGGCCCCGCCGGACCGGCGTGGCAATGGCGGCAGGGTCCCCCGCCGGCCCGCCCCCCCGGTAGCTGGCTGGCGGTGATGCGGCCGGCCGCCGCCCTGCCGGCCCCGGTGGTGGGTTACCTGAGCGAACGCAGCGGCGCCACCCTTCTGGGCCCGGCCCCGGCCTGGGAGCTCGGCTTCCGCTGGACGGCCCTGCGCGAGCTGCCGCTGGCCACCGCCGGCATCGACCCCTTCACCCGTGCCCTCCTGGAAGGGGTCCTGCGCGAACACGCCGTGCGGGCGCGTCTGGTGGAGACCCTGCCCCCCGCTGCCGCGCCCCGTCTGCTGCGGAACGGCCATTTGCCCTGGGTCCTGGTGCCCCTGACCGCTATCCCCGCCTTCGCCCCGGCGCGGGTGCTCACCTACCTGGGCGCCTCCACCGGCCCGGCCCCGGCCTGGGTCCTGGTGGGCCACGGCCCGGAACTGCCCGCCGCCCTGGCCCGCATCAACCGCGCCCTGACCACCCTGCGCGCCGAGCCGCCGGCGCGGGTGGCCCGCCGGGTGGCGGCCGCCTATCATGAGGCCCCGGCCGCCGTGACCGGCTGGGTGGCCGCCGGCCTGGCCCTGGGGGTCTGGCCCCGCCTCACTTACCCCTTTCCCGCCCCCTACCGGCGGACCCTGGAGTTGCTGCACCAGGCCCCTGCCGTCCCGCCCCTCAACCCGGCCCCCGCGGCCCGTGCCCTGGAGATGTGGCCCTAGCCGGCCCGGAAGGCCTCCCGGCGCAGCTCCATCAGGATGAGGGGCGGCCCCGGCAGGCGCTGCCCGGGCAGGAGTCGGCCCACCGGTCGGAATCCGAGCCGCGCGTAAACCGCCAGCGCCCGCTGGTTGGAGGCGTGCACGCGCAGATAGACCCGGCGCAGGCTTAACGGCCCGAAGGCCAGCCCCAGCAGCTCCCGGATGGCCGCGGTGCCATATCCCTGCCCCCAGCGGCTGCGATCCCCGATGGTCACCTGCAACTCCGCCTCGCGCCGCCGCCAGCTGATGTGCTTCAGCATAATGTCCCCCAACAGGCGGCCGGCTTCATCCGCGATGGCAAAGGCCGCCAGGTGCCGGTCGCGCCGCGCCTGCTCCCACCAGCGCACCGCCTCCGCTTGGCCGGCATGAAACTTCTTGCCCGCCAGCGCCACGATTTCGGGGTCGTTGTCCCACGCCACCAGTTGAGGCATATCCTCCCGCGCCAGGGGACGCAATGGCCCCTCCATCGCTTTCAGCTGACGCAGCAAATGCATGAATCCCGCATCTCCCCGTCCCGTCGTCACGGGCGTCCCGCGAGCGGACGCCGGCATGCTGTTCTTCGACGGGCCGGCAGGTTTCCCTGCCGTATTCTCCTGGGCGGGCTGCCAGCTTGGGGGCGCGGGACCGTCCCCTGACAGTCCTGCCGCACCCTCCCAGGGGCGAAATCCGGTATGATAGGGCATGCTGCCGCGCGTTGCCGCTCCGGCCGGCGCGGCCATCCCGTTCCAGGCTACGCGGCCGCAGGGTGCGGCGTGCGGGGCCGGCGCATCAGCGGACAGGCGGAGGGACAACCACCATGGAGGGCGATACCCCGGGAATCCTCTGGGTCATCCGCCACGGGCGGCCGGCCGTGGAACCGCCGCCGGCGCTGGTCGACCGCGAGGGCTTCAACCGCTACCTCCGGCGCTACGATGTGGCCGGCCTCAGCCCGGCAGAAGAGGAGCGCCTGCGCCGGCGCTTCCGGGCCCTCCAGGCCGACCTGGCGGTGGCCTCCGACCTGCCGCGGGCGGTCGCGACCGCCCGGGCCCTGCCGCCGGATATCCCCTTTGTGGTCGACGAGGCGTTCCGGGAAATCGCGGTAGGCCTGCCCGATCCCGCTGACGTGACCGGGGTGGCCGAACGCTGCTTCCTGCAGGGCCGCTGGCCGGCCGAGGTGTGGTGGAGCTACATCCGCTGGGCATGGTTCCGGGACCGGGGCGCCGAATCGCGGGCGGTGAGCGACGCCCGGGCGCAGGCCGCCATCCGCCGCCTGCTCACCACCTATCAGGCCCCGCGGCGGCAGCTGGTGGTCATCGGCCACGCCGGCTTCCTTTCCCTGCTGGTCTGGACCCTGCGCCACCAGGGCCGGCTGCAGGGGCCGTGGCTGCCCCACCCGGGCTTTGGCCACCCGACCAGATACCTTTGGCGGCCGGGGGCGGGGTAAGGCCCAGCTTGCGCAGTTCCCCCGCCAGCCGGTCCACCCCTTCCCCGGTGCGGGCAGAAAGGAGGAAGACCGGCCCCGGATAGGCGGCCGTCAGAGCCGCCTCCCGTTCCTGCCGTTCGCGGCGGTTGAGCTTATCCACCTTGTTGGCCGCCACCCATAGCCAGACATTGCGGGCCGCCGCCCACTCCACCAGCAGCCGTTCCTCCTCGCCCGGGTCCCGGCGCACATCCTGGATGAGAATGGCGCCGATC is a genomic window containing:
- a CDS encoding Cell shape-determining protein MreC translates to MGLVGILYRWRRPVVAGLVMVLLAVSLSLTARLHHHVLALSSLAGTVTAPADAGLSWVGGRVTAVAAGVARIGRLESENARLRQQALALRTTRLELQQALADDSRLEGILHLRQALGSWRTVAADVIARNPDSWFDTVTLDRGSAAGIQPGQVVLVPAGLVGRVISTTPRTATVMLLLDPQSGVGAMDARSQAAGVAMGQGGAAGTLSLQLFSHQPDVRPGDVVVTSGFSQYYPKGLLVGQVTAVATRNYQLTTVATVTPAVNFDRLSTVLVVVSRPPGSEAPADLGGAG
- the mreB gene encoding cell-shape determining protein (Evidence 2a : Function from experimental evidences in other organisms; PubMedId : 14588250, 15745453, 15922599, 16322744, 16885474, 17064365, 17513368, 22166997, 24550515, 27376153, 30775967, 28589952, 29469806; Product type cp : cell process); the encoded protein is MLRYLYGAFAKDMGIDLGTANTVVYVKGKGIVLQEPSVVALDQMTGEIIAVGQEAKQMVGRTPGHIHAVRPLKDGVIADFDATQTMLQHFIRKAVPNMHLFHPLVVIGVPSGVTGVEERAVKEAVLQAGAREALVIEEPMAAAIGAALPVNEPTGNMIVDVGGGTCEVAIISLDGIVTSRSIRVAGDEMDEAIVNHIKRTYNMMIGERTAEEIKMTIGSAFPPETEETMDVRGRDLVTGLPKTLKVTSTEIQRALFETVNTIVEAIKATLEKTPPELAADIMDRGIVMTGGGSLLRNFDKLVSAETGMPVHQADDPLLTVVKGTGIVLDDPHHLAALRRRNRR
- the ysxA gene encoding conserved nucleotide-related metabolism protein (Evidence 3 : Putative function from multiple computational evidences; PubMedId : 10652786, 17434969, 18556794; Product type e : enzyme), with protein sequence MRGGIKALPAADRPRERLLRLGPEALADHELLAVLLGSGTAGHPVHVIAERLLAEGWAALARRRPQELLGVEGLGPAKAALLAAALDIGRRVRQAVPAPPEVRTPEDVVRLVDDMAFLDQEEFRVISLNTKHRVLAAEVVFRGGLDTVEVFPRELFRRAVGRSAAAVVVVHNHPSGDPLPSPEDLALTRRLVLAGRVLGIPVLDHIVVAAGGHVSVRRFAPGEAGDWD
- the yhdE gene encoding putative septum formation protein (Evidence 3 : Putative function from multiple computational evidences; PubMedId : 10841541; Product type f : factor), whose translation is MARNRRSTPLLRLVLASGSPRRRALLSQLGRPFTVEAAEVDEMPRPGERPWALVRRLAAMKAVTVGERLAQPGTWTLGADTVVAAAGDILGKPADAAEARAMLRLLSGRTHQVYTGVALWDYGSGQGWVRVAVAAVTFRTLSPLEIEEYVAGGEPVGKAGAYAVQGRAGAWVTALRGNVETVIGLPLDVTQELLALAQRPHVLAVRRRG
- a CDS encoding conserved protein of unknown function (Evidence 4 : Unknown function but conserved in other organisms), which codes for MRKRSGSFGVALLFILVGAVAGDVIGRLLMPLWAVLGRDVLALGSPDGRPWTLSAGILGIQLGGWLQVNLMGLVGMLGGLAWYLRRA
- a CDS encoding Dihydrofolate synthase → MKETWWGGREPNRIKPGLERMQALMERLGHPERACPVIHVAGTNGKGSTVAMIAAALRGQGWRVGMTVSPDLGAINQRVQIGERPLEPRLWDLLGAEVEEAGAGLADVPSFFEAVTALAFLAFRRLAVDVAVVEVGLGGRWDATNVVPPPLLTVITPIAFDHMDRLGHTITAIAGEKAGILKPGSRLVLAGQPYPEAAAVVRARAAEAGVPVREAVAWPGGSDQEGTYLQFPDGSTVRVPLLGAYQLDNLRTAWTAVEELAAAGWADPGRAREALSTVEWPGRFEVVSRDPLIVLDGAHNLHGAAGLARSLRQPPWAGRRWQLVFAALNDKPALAMATALAPLAAGVVVTRVPGERGTDPAAVAAGLRERGFTVPISVEPDPLQAVARARERLGPGEGLLVTGSLALMAGLKAQGLPGPQDSAAFRRASG
- the valS gene encoding valyl-tRNA synthetase (Evidence 2a : Function from experimental evidences in other organisms; PubMedId : 9098041, 11114335, 25310979; Product type e : enzyme): MAELASRYDHHAVEDRWYRFWMERGYFRPRGSGPVFSVVLPPPNVTGVLHLGHALNSTWQDILVRYHRMKGDDTLWVPGTDHAGIHTQMKVEELLRSQGRDRREMGREAFLEEAWAWRERYGGIILEQLKKLGVSVDWDRLRFTLDEGLSKAVVEVFVRLWEEGLIYRGDYITNWCVSCGTALSDIEVEHIEEPGSLTTIRYPLADGSGRFIAVATTRPETLLGDTAVAVHPDDPRWRDFIGRTAVVPLVERPVPIVADRAVDPEYGTGAVKVTPAHDPNDFAIGQRHSLPAVKVIGEDGRMTAEAGARYQGLTREEARELVLEDLRHQGLVVAEEPITHAVGHCEKCGTIIEPLLSRQWFVRIAPLAGPALEAVRTGAVRFVPERFAKVYLNWMTNIHDWCISRQLWWGHRIPAYYCDACGEVTVARTAPEACPRCGGPVHQDEDVLDTWFSSALWPFSTLGWPDITPDFSRYYPTSVLSTGYDIIFFWVARMIMQGIHFTGQRPFSVVLLHGLIRDREGRKMSKSLGNGVDPLQVVEAYGADALRMGLVMGTTPGNDLRYSEERIEAAARFANKVYNAVRFVRLNLEEEDRRRLEEDLPVVLSPADRWIRSRLARTVAAVGDYLDRFEFGEAARAIYDFLWDEYCDWYIELAKRRLKTSGPDRDAALATLVGVAREALALLHPFMPFLTEELWQALPHAGESLMVAPWPQAAGEDEAAEAEMRLVQDLIRTLRNLRAELKLPPSQAVDAVAVAEDGEAARVWRREAESVRLLARVEHLEVVEPGQTWRRPEPAISGVTLGGPVYVPLLGVVDIEQERRRLGKLLAEARAEQERVQRRLADRGFLDRAPADVVEATARQAEEVAARLARLAARLEELG
- the groS gene encoding 10 kDa chaperonin, which produces MQVRPLGDRVLVKLVQEQERTQSGIYIPDTAKDKPQTGLVVAVGDSEDIKVKEGQKVLFAKFAGTEIKIGNEDHLILSSDDILAMVED
- a CDS encoding conserved protein of unknown function (Evidence 4 : Unknown function but conserved in other organisms) gives rise to the protein MPQPFARARWGLLAALGALTAAGCGAPPPTPPSLTVYLPAGPPAAGWLPLYLAASGPAGPAWQWRQGPPPARPPGSWLAVMRPAAALPAPVVGYLSERSGATLLGPAPAWELGFRWTALRELPLATAGIDPFTRALLEGVLREHAVRARLVETLPPAAAPRLLRNGHLPWVLVPLTAIPAFAPARVLTYLGASTGPAPAWVLVGHGPELPAALARINRALTTLRAEPPARVARRVAAAYHEAPAAVTGWVAAGLALGVWPRLTYPFPAPYRRTLELLHQAPAVPPLNPAPAARALEMWP
- a CDS encoding N-acetyltransferase, producing MHLLRQLKAMEGPLRPLAREDMPQLVAWDNDPEIVALAGKKFHAGQAEAVRWWEQARRDRHLAAFAIADEAGRLLGDIMLKHISWRRREAELQVTIGDRSRWGQGYGTAAIRELLGLAFGPLSLRRVYLRVHASNQRALAVYARLGFRPVGRLLPGQRLPGPPLILMELRREAFRAG
- a CDS encoding Broad specificity phosphatase PhoE, coding for MEGDTPGILWVIRHGRPAVEPPPALVDREGFNRYLRRYDVAGLSPAEEERLRRRFRALQADLAVASDLPRAVATARALPPDIPFVVDEAFREIAVGLPDPADVTGVAERCFLQGRWPAEVWWSYIRWAWFRDRGAESRAVSDARAQAAIRRLLTTYQAPRRQLVVIGHAGFLSLLVWTLRHQGRLQGPWLPHPGFGHPTRYLWRPGAG
- the engB gene encoding putative GTP-binding protein EngB (Evidence 3 : Putative function from multiple computational evidences), with translation MPADGAVEVAMAGRSNSGKSSLLNRLAGQRLAHVSGTPGRTRRLHFYRMDGWYLVDLPGFGYARVGRAEREAFGEAVERYLTARSALIGAILIQDVRRDPGEEERLLVEWAAARNVWLWVAANKVDKLNRRERQEREAALTAAYPGPVFLLSARTGEGVDRLAGELRKLGLTPPPAAKGIWSGGQSPGGAATAPAAGPGGAGSRPAGKGSRRGR